A DNA window from Selenomonas sp. oral taxon 126 contains the following coding sequences:
- a CDS encoding IS3 family transposase, protein MKFIALKTSDGAIKGNISFYCKILDVTRQGFYQYLSNKDRPWKYQALADAMMQIHAEDECNGTYGRIRMWQALKIKQPEGVHIPSERTVYRVIEEIGLSHRPNHKSNGITKADRQA, encoded by the coding sequence TCAAGACTTCAGATGGCGCAATCAAAGGAAACATCAGCTTCTATTGCAAGATTCTCGATGTCACGAGGCAGGGATTCTATCAGTACTTGTCAAACAAAGATCGTCCGTGGAAATATCAGGCGCTAGCCGATGCCATGATGCAGATTCATGCGGAGGATGAATGCAATGGCACCTACGGAAGAATCCGCATGTGGCAAGCACTCAAAATCAAGCAGCCGGAAGGCGTCCATATCCCGAGCGAGCGAACGGTTTACCGCGTCATAGAAGAAATCGGACTTAGCCATCGTCCCAATCATAAGTCGAACGGTATCACAAAAGCAGATCGGCAGGCATAG